Proteins encoded together in one Vigna angularis cultivar LongXiaoDou No.4 chromosome 5, ASM1680809v1, whole genome shotgun sequence window:
- the LOC108339559 gene encoding rho GTPase-activating protein 5 — translation MTEVLHFSSSSSPTASSSDGILIVSAEQETALPSSAVVEGFATVTDCEARGVTDTTQQELSLLAILVTLLRKSLIACKSEGRGDLCTMEIGWPTNVRHVAHVTFDRFNGFLGLPREFEPEVSTRSPSASATVFGVSTESMQLSYDTRGNSVPTILLLMQRHLYVLGGLQAEGIFRINADNTQEENVRDQLNRGLVPEDVDIHCLAGLIKAWFRELPTGVLDSLSPEHVMQCQTEDDCAELVRQLPHTEASLLDWAINLMADVVQEERLNKMNARNIAMVFAPNMTHMADPLTALMYAVQVMNFLKTLVLRTLRERKDCVVESSPGFCLEPSDENGDHSLLESCQQDDVGPESEESGETFVSEKKVSECSPESFQNKYSTIGECGSLIGSSENLDFEEELLCEFPTKGNLGKSKSGQSSDSIAKMGSKKTRGLQQPVIHATVSAEKKGISNLSRIDSRSERIEAWR, via the exons ATGACCGAGGTGCTTCATTTCTCCTCTTCTTCGTCGCCAACCGCTTCTTCCTCTGACGGCATTCTGATTGTCTCCGCCGAGCAAGAAACGGCGCTACCCTCGTCTGCGGTGGTGGAGGGGTTTGCTACGGTCACCGACTGTGAGGCGCGCGGGGTCACAGACACGACGCAGCAGGAGCTGTCGCTGCTGGCCATTCTTGTGACCCTTTTGAGGAAATCGTTGATTGCTTGCAAGAGTGAGGGGAGAGGTGACCTCTGCACCATGGAGATTGGCTGGCCTACTAACGTGCGCCATGTTGCGCATGTCACCTTCGACAGGTTCAACGGCTTCTTGGGCTTGCCACGTGAGTTCGAACCAGAAGTCTCCACAAGGTCTCCCAGTGCTAG TGCAACTGTTTTTGGAGTTTCAACAGAATCCATGCAGTTATCTTATGACACCAGAGGGAACAGCGTTCCAACCATACTTTTACTAATGCAAAGGCATCTGTATGTTCTCGGAGGGTTGCAG GCAGAGGGGATTTTCAGAATTAATGCAGACAATACTCAAGAGGAGAATGTTAGGGATCAATTGAACAGGGGATTGGTCCCAGAAGATGTTGATATACATTGTTTAGCTGGACTGATTAAg GCTTGGTTTAGGGAACTGCCTACTGGTGTTCTGGATTCTTTATCACCAGAGCATGTAATGCAATGCCAAACTGAAGATGATTGTGCAGAACTGGTTAGGCAGCTACCTCACACTGAAGCATCCCTCTTGGACTGGGCTATTAATCTGATGGCTGATGTTGTCCAAGAGGAACGCCTGAATAAGATGAATGCACGCAACATTGCAATGGTTTTTGCACCAAACATGACCCAT ATGGCAGACCCTTTGACTGCATTGATGTATGCAGTTCAAGTGATGAATTTCCTGAAGACACTTGTATTAAGGACGCTGCGAGAGAGAAAGGATTGTGTGGTAGAATCGTCTCCTGGGTTTTGCTTAGAGCCTTCTGATGAGAATGGGGATCACAGTCTTCTGGAGTCCTGCCAGCAAGATGATGTTGGCCCTGAAAGTGAAGAGTCTGGAGAAACCTTTGTTTCTGAGAAAAAGGTATCAGAATGTTCCCCTGAATCTTTCCAAAACAAATATTCAACTATAGGAGAATGTGGCAGTTTGATAGGCTCTTCTGAGAATCTGGATTTTGAGGAGGAATTGCTTTGTGAGTTTCCAACCAAAGGAAACCTTGGAAAGAGTAAGAGTGGACAATCAAGTGATTCTATTGCTAAAATGGGGTCCAAAAAAACCAGAGGCCTGCAACAACCTGTGATCCATGCAACAGTGTCTGCTGAGAAAAAGGGTATCAGTAATCTGAGCCGCATAGATTCAAGATCAGAGCGAATAGAAGCCTGGCGGTGA
- the LOC108339965 gene encoding sugar transport protein MST6 encodes MYSSESPNSLIERGLHEKAKRELIEIRNTTDVEEEFNDLVAANECSKTMKDPWISLLKRQYRPQLTFVIIIPLFQQLTGINVIILYAPILFKTIGFGAHASLMYAMIIGGCNVIATLVSIFTINKFGRRTLFLGGIQMFIFQECCQSGMLLRLCVAYACTWRDLHGVGVL; translated from the exons ATGTACTCATCAG AATCACCAAATTCTTTGATTGAACGTGGTCTTCATGAGAAAGCTAAGAGGGAACTTATTGAGATTCGAAACACTACAGATGTGGAGGAGGAGTTTAACGATCTTGTGGCAGCAAATGAATGCTCCAAAACAATGAAAGACCCTTGGATCTCTTTATTAAAGAGACAGTACAGACCCCAACTCACATTTGTCATAATCATTCCCTTGTTTCAGCAACTCACTGGCATAAATGTGATTATATTGTATGCTCCTATTTTGTTCAAGACCATTGGTTTTGGAGCCCATGCTTCTCTCATGTATGCCATGATAATTGGAGGTTGCAACGTAATTGCCACTCTTGTCTCCATATTCACCATTAACAAGTTCGGTAGACGAACTCTTTTCTTAGGAGGAATACAAATGTTTATTTTCCAG GAATGTTGCCAAAGTGGTATGCTATTGCGGTTGTGTGTGGCATATGCGTGTACGTGGCGGGATTTGCATGGTGTTGGGGTCCTCTAG